The nucleotide sequence AATCGGAATCCAGCATCACGTTGCTGGATTTGACGTCCCTGTGCACCACGCACTGATCCGCTTCTTCGTGAAGGTAGAGCAGCGCCGAGGCGAGGCCGAGGGCGATGCTGTACCTGACCTCCCACGTGAGCGAGCAACTATTCTTCTTCGTAGGGAAAAGGTGCCAGTCGAGGCTTCGATTGGGGAGGAACTCGTAGACGAGGATGAACTCGGAGCGCTCGTGGCACCAACCCACGAGCTGCACCAGATTCCGATGCCGAAGCCGGCTGATGATCTTGATCTCCGACAGGTACTCTTTGATTCCTTGTTTGGAGTTGCTTGAGATCTTCTTCACCGCCACTTGTTGCTTGCTGCTACTCAGTAATCCTCTATAGACGCAACCAAATCCACCTTGGCCGAGCTTTTGCTTGTCTGAGAAATTGCTCGTCGCAGAAACGAGATCCTTGTAGCAGAGTCGGCCTGGGACGCCGGCAGATAGGGCTAATTCGACATCCTGATCCAGTGAATCGCTTGTATCCTTTTCGCCATTAATCCAACGTTTCCAGATTGAGCTTTGGGTGAAGGATCCCAGTAACCGACGTATCAGACAGCATATTGGTTTGGTTAAGATAAAGATGATCAATCTTATTACTCTGGCGATCAATCCTAAGACGGCCATGTCCAGGATGATGAGGAAGAGGTTGTAGTAATGTTCTAGTTTGTTTTTCTGAATGGTCAGCAAGAAACTATCTCGCAGAGTTTTCCTATAATCGTGGGCAACTTGAAAACAAGCTCTATTATTTGGATATATTATCTTAGTCTTCCGTCGTTAGCCTAAACAAAACGGGGGAAAACAAGCATCTGTTATGTATACCCAGAGAATAGGCAACAAATATTAGTCAGcgtctcttcttttttttttgagtCTGTAATGTGGAGATGTGAGGATCCTGGTGTGGCGGGTATGGGAAGCCTCCAAGTGGTCCCTTGCGGTTAAGCAGTATGCTTAGGCGAACCCGATTCCCAGTGAACTGTTTAGTTAGGCCTTTGGTCGCTGATTGATCGAAGTGCTTGAGAACATTCACCCGATTCCCAGAGAACCGTTTAGTTAGGCCTTTGGACACCGACCGGATGTGCATCAGCCACTAATTGTACTTTACCCTTTGAAGACTACACTCCTTGACTGGATGCGCATCAAAGACCGAGTGTACTTTACCCTTCGAAGATTACACTCCCTGAATTACCAGTCCAACCGGACATAAATCGGTCTGACCGAACATACCTCCTCCCTCTATAAGGGGAACTCTAGGTAATAAGGTTGACCAAGGGCGCAACCCTTGTTGACTGACCTTGACCGGATGCGCATCAACGATCGAGTGTACTTTACCCGTCGAAGATTACACTTCCTGAATTACCAATCCAACCGGGCATAAATCGGTCTGATCGAACATACCTCCTCCCTCTATAAGGGGTATTCTAGGTAATAAGGCTGACCAAGGGCACAACCCTTGCTGATTGAAATCGCCCGAGAGCATCTATAGGAGACATTCTTAACAACGAGGCCTACAAGGGGCACATCCCTTGTGTTGACTAAAATCTGTCGAGAGCATAATCCTTACGATGACTACAAATACCTTGGAAAACGTTGTCCTGAAAATCCGATGCCCTTTTACTTAACAAAACCCCAAGAGCTTCATGGGTcattgggaaaaaaaaaaaaacagagtctATATTGTGACAAAAGGCGAAACGTTCGTCCTCAGAGTCTCCGTCGTATCCGACCTAAGAGATCATCATGAGCGAAGTAAATCGTAGCATCCAAGCAAGTATGTGATGGACAGGGTGTAATACGGGtggagctgtcagacgggccaatTCGTGGCGGGGAGGGTCGGCCCAtggcgggctaaccatttggcggggcgagGACGGGCTAATccgtcaacttggcgggttgagaaatttccaacccaacccattttAATACGGTTTGCGGATTTGGCGGGCCAACCTGCGGGcctatcaaaatttttttaaaaaattaaaaaatatttcatattttcaacattttacttcgaaaaaattttctataattaaatatatacataaacatgtattttaaatataaatgaacacaaatgagtacttatgttggatgaaaaatattatttttattttaaaattataacaaagaaagataataaattgacctaaaacttagcttacatatatttttcaatccgcgggccaacccaagcccgagcgggccgacccgcggggggtcgcgggcctaggcgggtcggccctaggcagacttgggttgataaaatttcaactcaacccgcttaaattgtttggcggggcgggccaaccggacggacccaacccaaattgacggctctaaatacggggataggggatttattccccaGCTGCCCCGAGGATCGACCCTACgatctcattgtggcaacacccgcgacataccaactcggatgactcGCGGGCTCAAAACAGAGACTATATTAATACCACATATGAGTTGTCAGAGCACATGGGATATCATCCCAGTATCTTAAGCCCATGATATCCATAAATACATCACGGATATGATGGAACACCCCATAGACGGATCTTCATGAGGGTTGTAGTGGGCTATAGCCCAACCCTCATGAATGCAAACTATTTTAATAAGAGCatcaaaaaaataaacttttcatATGGAAAAAGTGTATTAAAGAGTAAATTGTATCTCTAATTTATTAATATAttcacttttcttcttctttattaTACGGTacgtagggctgtaaatgaaccaagcgttcgtgaacaaatttggtgttcggcttggtaagagcttgtttatgttcgttcactatacataagattaattaaacaaacaagcttgaacagctcgttaagctaaacaaacaagcttgaacacatatgtgttcagctcgttaacgttcgtgaacaacgttcaggaacaatgttcacgaaccatatttattaacaaaactcttttcaatatgctaaataaataataaaataaataaataaatttaaattatcaatcttaataaccaatcaaacaattaaaagtttcaaacaatcaaataaacttgaattgagagcttgataatatctaaacgaaccaagctcgaaccaagctcaagccaagcttgaattgagagcttgataacatctaaacgaaccaagctcaagccaaacttcaaacaagctcaagctcataaaaaataaaccaagccaagcttgaacactcatttcaaaagcttggttcattttaagctcggctcggctcggttatcttatcaaacaagttcgaacaccccaaagctcggctcggctcggcttgtttacaaccctaacgTCGGTACGCAACCTGCTGAGATTGTCTCCTGCGACACTATCGCGTCCACCGACACAATCAACTTGTGTGGCCACTACCACGACCGTCGACGTGGCCACTGCCGTTTGTGACTACGACCTGCtcttgagaccaaccac is from Zingiber officinale cultivar Zhangliang chromosome 7B, Zo_v1.1, whole genome shotgun sequence and encodes:
- the LOC122007377 gene encoding L-type lectin-domain containing receptor kinase IX.1-like; protein product: MAVLGLIARVIRLIIFILTKPICCLIRRLLGSFTQSSIWKRWINGEKDTSDSLDQDVELALSAGVPGRLCYKDLVSATSNFSDKQKLGQGGFGCVYRGLLSSSKQQVAVKKISSNSKQGIKEYLSEIKIISRLRHRNLVQLVGWCHERSEFILVYEFLPNRSLDWHLFPTKKNSCSLTWEVRYSIALGLASALLYLHEEADQCVVHRDVKSSNVMLDSDFNAKLGDFGLARLADREFGLKSTAVAGTFGYLAPECFATGKASKESDVFSFGVVALEIAAGRRAVEPSKDDEEVRLVDWVWRMHGEGTLLEAVDRRLGEAFCGKQAECLMLVGLWCAHPDREQRPSMRQVVLALNFEGPVAEIPREIPVPVFARPPTQDPNFSIPPITDASLITGR